In Phoenix dactylifera cultivar Barhee BC4 chromosome 1, palm_55x_up_171113_PBpolish2nd_filt_p, whole genome shotgun sequence, the genomic stretch AATATTTCAGTCTAGGATGACTAGATGTTCATTTTGGCAAGAAGCAGAAGTGGAACACAAGGACAATGAAGTCTTGCTGCTAAAAACAAATCGAAATAGATAATGAGCTAGTTTAGTTACAAGATTTCTGAATCTAACATTGATATAGTTATCTTTCCCTGTGCAAGCATGAGGCATGTATGACTACtatattttgaattatttttttttccttgttgtATTGAAAGTCTTTGCGCAATCTTTTTTGAagtaaatatcataaaaatgaTAATTTATCATCTTACTTTTTTCAATATCTTTATAGTTTAGAAATCTCATTACTTGGGTTTCCACAAAATTACATCGCAATTTTGATACTCCAGTTCCATATATTATCAGAGTTCCTGAAAATTAGTTTTTCTTGTTGGAGTTTGCTAACCAATATGGACAAACATGAGCAGTTGTAAGCGGCATTATTGCTTGCTGCAATAGTCTGTGCACTTTAGCCAAGTTGATGACACAATGCATGGCTTATATATGTCATGTGAGCTGATTTTTCTCCAAGGTAGATATAAGTAGAATCTTCAATTTATGCCTATAAAGGTTATATTCGTGCCTCTGGTTTTAGTTTGATCTTTAAGTTCATGATTCCTTCGTATTATTAGGATCTAGAGATGTGCTCTCTGAATTGttaatcataaaagaaactcTTTAAAAATATTGAAAGAAAGAACTTCACTTTGGACTATGTAGTAGTCATGCAGAAATATAGATTACAAATAGGCTATGCATACGGGGGAGAGATAAGGACCAACCAGCTGAGCTACCAGCTGTTGGTTAAATAGGCTATCTGTAACTTTCTTTCTTCTAAGGGTACAAAAGTTAACTGATTATCAGCAAAATGATATTCTGTGTCATTTTAGTAAGCTACAAATGGATGCTCTGGGACCTTTTCACATGCTTTCATGGGAATTTGGTTTCATTACTCATGCAACTCTTCTATATACACATTCTAATATTCTGTCCTTGTTCTTTCTTATTGATTTCTTTAATGCAACATGATACTGATAGAATCCATGCTAATTGTTGATGCTTTCCAGGGTATTAAGCAAGATGAAGAAATTCAAACAGTCCGCAGAGAGAATATTATGAGGTATCTTTTTCCATCTGTAATTTAATGTCTTTACTTTTTCTTCGCCAAAATTTGTTTATTCGTGCTAGTTCTGCATTGTTGATTTTCATGAGATATGCCACATATGAATCTGCGTCATATATTGCTTCAAATTTTTTGAACTGCCTTTTATGTTTATTACTTACAGTGCGATGTTTAGTTTCCACTACAGCTCTTTTTTAGTTGGGAAATCCAACTTTTAATATCATTGCTGCAAAAACTTTTTTCTTTCTAGTTGTATATTTTCCTTAGGAATAGATCCCTCAGTTTCTACTAAATGAAGAATGAGGCTGCATGATAGTAAACATGTTGTATTTGCTTATTGATCTTCTATTTCCCCTGTGTATGACtatggccctgtttgggggagcttttggagggccagaaagcactttctggccctccaaaagtacttttagatgaaaaactgtgtttggtaaatttttcaaaaagctgtttcagcttttgcgggaagctgaaaacagcttttgggaggaagctccaatttggagcttttgagaggaagctgtttcagctttttcggaaagctgtatttttgacaaaaatgcccatattaaaataacataattacatagtttgtccctttataaacctaaaaatctgctggagccaagaaccctagccgtcaaactcccttccataagaaaaggtatttttcttttcaatttttgcatgcatctcttgaaccacattttagaagaaaaattttttaatccttttccataccttccaaaatcaatctattgttttttttttttttatcatcaaccttgcggcccacgctgaggtcctcctcgagcgtggaccacgaagaagagcccctggaccgcgaaaaattattttatggaaaattatggaaaattattttatactaataattataatattttatacctttatttttgtgttatactataaatataatatcatattatattatatcataatacattaatatgtgtatgttaaataatttaatattatgttatattatgaaaaattaatttatactaataattataatattttatacctttatttttgtattatactataaatataatatcatattatattatatcataatacattaatatgttatgttaaataatttaatattatgttatattatgaaaaattaatttatactaataattataatattttataactttattattgtattatactatgaatattatattatattacattacattataatacattaatatgttattttaaataatttaatattatgttatattatgaaaaattaatttataataatagttataatattttatacctttattattgtattatactataaatattgtgttatattacattacattataatacattaatatgttattttaaataatttaatattatgttatattatgagaaattaatttatactaataattataatattttatacttttattattgtattatactataaatataatatatattatattatatcataatacattaatatgttatgttaaataatttaatattatgttatattaccaaatatgaatttactctaataattatattactattatgctatattaacataatattattttatattacaataatattatactatatcgtatatttatgtattaatttatgttatgttttattatgttctgttgtataatactatgcaatgtcctttatggtaattttgtcatacaaaagtactttctcagtttgtttaccaaacacaaaacaaagtacaacagcactttacgaatgtagttaccaaacagcaaacagctttttataacagctctacttcagacagctctacttccaacagctctacttttaacagctctactgccaacagcttccccaaacagggcctatctCACTCAAACTGCTCTCCAACCACACAAACTGCTCGTCACTTGAGTTATTgcaaaattgctctcatggCTTCCAGATTCCATCTTCCATCAAGTAAATTATCCATATACATTTTCTTAATACCTTTTATTATATAAAGTTTGTTACTGCTAATAAGGATGTCAGTGCACCACAGTTCAGATAGTCTAAAAATAACAGATGATGAATGTAAGGATGTTTGATGTTCTCCTCAAATCCAGAATATCTTTTGGGTCCTGTAATTTGTTGTAATATTTTGCATAGGAAATATTTGAAGACTAGTTTTATATAAGTTTCTTAGGCATCAAGGGGGAAGGTAGTGCTAGCAAAATCATGGGGTTCACATACAGCATGGATTTTTAGACTCTGCATGATAGATTGGTAAGTGCAAAAACAAATAACCGAAGAAAGTGACCTATGGGAAAGCAAAACCCAGACAAAATAAGGGTAAGAATTACGGGGAGGGATTGGCGAAAGCTGCtgagcaataaaagaaaggcaGATGCTATGAAGAAAAAAGCAAACTTaatttcatggcttttgaagttTTATGCAAGGAAGAGCAATCTAAAGCTAGGATAATTGGACTGGAGTTGCATTGGCCTTCTCTAGGGCTTCCTGTGCACAAACTACAGTCACAGGTCTTCACGTGAGGCTTTTCTGGTGTCAAACCATAAGAAGGGAAACTTGGGGTTCAGTCAAGGGCATTATGGATTCATATTGTATCCATAATGAAGTCAAACCACCAAGAAGCACACTCAAGAGAGCACTCAAACCTAAATATCTATTCAATTGTTTGAGTCAAAAAATAGAAGCACATCAATATTTATAGAAAGTTTCATTTTTAATACTTTTAGGAATCATGCTGTCCAATTGATCTGTTTAGGATTCACatgacaataaaaaaaaaaaaaaaaaaagagaacaagaCTAAAAAAATCCACTAGCTTATAACAACCTTTCCAAGTAGaagaatatattttaaaaaaaaaggcctagAGAATTAAAGCTCAGGTCATGGTCAGACTAGCCGCTGCATGGCAGAAGTGTATATGCCCACAGTTTTGCGGCAACATTTAGCTAAACAGTCCTTCACAGAAAAGGCCTGAAGTTCTTTGATTGAACTATGATGTGCATGATTTTTGAGCTATTGGAAGGCTTGTTTTGTAAGCTATCTAATTTAAGAGTGTGTTTGGTTTTCTGCTTTAtaaaaagagaaggagaagccAGAAGCTAGGTTTTCTAGATTCTCCTAGAAGCACATTTTTATACTTTTCTTCTTGTAGTACTTTTCATATAATATTACCAAACacttgttttttgggagttctgtGCTTTAAATGTCATTAATGCACTTTTTAACCAATGCCAAATATGCCCTAAATCTTAATGGAGCTAGATCTTTGACCCAACTTTCTAAGCTAATCACGATAATATTTAACACAGAAGACTTTCTAAGCTaatcataaaaataatatttgacaTAGAAAGCATATCTGTCTGACTTGGACATGTTGCTACAAATATTCAATTAGCTTTCCATATAGGTAAATTCATTTTTATGCTAATTGCAGCATATTTATATATACCTTGAGGAGTATTGCAGTACCTTATATGTGACTTATAAGGAGTCTGGAAAACTGTAATATTTCAACTTTGCTATTGGCAGCTATATATCCTCAAGAGCCGATGGACACTTTTGAATATATAACTCtgatgctacttttaattttgaaattctCGTCCTAAAGCTGGCAGTGGTGCTTTTCTTGAGACCAGCACTTATGTCAGTGGTTGGTTGTATTGTTTTACATGGATGGGCTTGTTCTTGTAGGGTGGCTCAGGAAGGCAAAGAGCGGAGGAGGCAGTGGGCACAAAGAAAAGCACAACCAAAATCAAGCAAGGAGCACACTGTAGAAATTAAAGAGATGGAACAACAGCAGGAGGCACCCTATATCCCAGGAATGCTTCCAAGCAATATCGTTGAAGCTCTTGCAGCGCGTGAGAAGTATGTTCCCTTTATTTCTTTGATCAATGGCTCTGTTTGAGCTTGTTGGCTTGTTTGACATTTTAAGCTTTAGATGGTTGCTATTGGTTCAACTTTTGTTTCATTAGGATTTGAATTGGTTAAGTCAACCTTAGGTATGGCACAATTACCCTGCAAATCTGCATCTTCAAAGTTCAAACTTCTGATCACCAGTCATGTGAGGGCAGGCAGCACATTATGGTGATTAAACATGTTCATTTTACTTTTTAGATGATGAACCTATCAATCATCTCTGCCTGCAATGTCTGAGTTATTAGTTCTGGAGTTGTGTACACCTTGGTGACTTCTGATGGGGCATCTCAGTAAATTACATGGTCTTGGAATTTAAAAAGATGGTAATATTGTGTAACGTGGTGGGAGGTGTGAAGAGAATCATAGGGATCTTCGGCGGTTGTAGCTTTTGTGTTGATGCAAGCTGGTGCAATATCAGTTTAAGACTGCAAAGGCTAGTTCCTTGTTTAGAGGGTGGCAACTCCATGATCTTTTTTCTCCAATTCAGTGGCTTTTCTGTATTTTAACCAGTATCACCATCTTAGTGGTTGTGCTGTTTTTGTTTCTACGTGGCCCTTCCTCTTGGGGGGCTTGATGAACAAAACCTAttacattataaaaaaataaaacagttATGAATAATAATATGAGTTTCAATGCCATGGAATACTGTATAAAACTTGAGAAGATGAGCCAAGTTGCTCCACATTATAGACATCTCTGTCAAGGCATGTTTGTTGAGTTCTGTAGTGCTCGGCTCTAGTAGtagcataccaagtatacatacCAAGTATAGGttatcattttatttattttctttttccatttaATCTATTAGTGAATGAAGCTTTCCTTTTATCACATTAGTCACTTCATGAAACTATCATCCTTTTGGACTTTCCATGGTAAGCACATAATCTCCTCTCTTTTGTGGCCTCTGCCCTTAAAATATCCAATTGCATCAAAGTGAGATGCATCTGGTTAAAAATCTCAAGGCTAAAAgatctttggattttttttcttttcttctttttttttaaagaatgcATGGATTAGCTCCTTTCTTGTTGTAAAGAGGCCATTAGCCTGTTAGTATGGCTTCCCATTAAGAAATTAGTTCCTGGTAAGGGTCTCATCACTCAAACTATATTGTGTTATATCAAGATGTTGAACAGATAACTGATACATGTATATATCCGAGCACTTAATTCTCGTAGCATGCTATTCTTTTTTAAGTTCAAattttttcagattatattaTCAAATTATATGCACAAAAATAATTTGCTGCCAATATGTTGGATACCCTGCTCATAATATGCAAAGAATAGAAGTAAAACTGACCCATTATATGTAGGCAAACCTTCTCATCGGACTCCGAGGAAGAGATCATAGATCATCAACCTaccacaagaaagaaaaagcagAAGTCCTCTGGGTACTCATTCCGTGTCCTATTATTCTAGAAAAGTATGCATAATTTGTGATAGTCTTCTGTTAACCAATTGCTATTTTTTGACAGGCCTGAAACAGTTATTTTAAAAGAGATCCCTCCTGCCCGATGCTTGCAGAATTCCATGGAGTTTCTGAAGAGGAGAAAGATGCGGGTCCCCAGATCAACCTCTGTTCTGAAAAATGCAAATCAGGCATTGCGCCTCCTTTCATCGCAAGGCAGCTTATTTAGCAAGAGTTGAATGTGTCTTCTCTCTTGCGCCATGGCTCCCTCTTGGAAATCCCCGAAAAATTCTAATTGCAAGCGCCATCACTATATAGTTCACGTGCTATGGGTTTTtggaatttattgatgattctaTTGGTGTTCGAAGATTTTGTTCTATATATGTTTTGACAAATGTATCTAAAACTTGATTGCTACAGGATGTTTGAGAGTTAGCATTGTAGCATCTCTTGTCTGGTTAATTATGAACACCTTGAAATCTTGAATTCTAAACAAGGGTATTTAGTTGCTGAGCCTTTGAAATGATGAGGTTAGCTTTGTTGGAAGAAGGATAGGTTGATCTAATTGCAAAGGGTCTGCGAGCCTTCTTAagggcaatttttttttttgaaaggccTTTTTGAATTTAACACTGCATCATCAGTTTTTGGCAAACCATGCCCTTGTTATTCCCACAACGTCCCAGGAAAACCAATAATAGATAAAATAAAGCACCTTTTTTTAACTTTACCTTGAATTAACGAAATATGATTGTGGGTTATGATTTCACTGATGATGGgtgtcaaaagatggttctacTCTTTACgtgtaccaatttatttaatctTTATTTGTGTGCCCGGAAGTATATAAAAACGCCATATTTGTATGAAGtttttctaattaaaaaaaatactttttttgcATCAATAGTAAGCTCGAACAGGATTCATATAGATTCCCTGTAACAAGCGGGGTCGTTTTGTAAATATTAAGGAAAGATGTTTTCTGTAATTTTCTTATAATTAGATATGAAGCTAGTAGGGTGGTTTTGTGAGGAGGAATATTTTTTTGTAAACATATGATGATACAAGGCGTTATATGAGAAGaagagattatgaaatctgaatAAATGCAATGCCTAAAGAGTGTCGATCATACTAAAAGTATTCATGGTGAGGGAGGCCACGTATTCTGCGACCCCAGCTACATAGGATCCCTCCATACCAAGGGCCTGAAACTGATAACAGACTTGCCGTGTTACCTCTTCGTTTAGCCTCTATAACCAGTGAACAACTGCCATCATAACTCCTTATTAGACATCTTCAAAGTACGGGTGGCAATACTTAACCTGTTTTAACTCATTAACCCATTTAGCTTAATCCAAACCATTGTCGTCAAGTTGGgttacttcttttataaagttgTTAGGTTCAGAATTAGCTTTTTAATCCATTTCAATAAAGAGGTTGGATTCAGGTTCATGAATTTTTGACCTACCTGCATCCGACTTGATCCATATGTAACCCTACCCCCTGTCTCTCCCCTGTCTCTCTCTCTGCATCCGACTTGATCCGTATCTAACCctacccccccctctctctctctccatcgacTCATCCACCAGTGGTTCAAGATGCCAAGAAAGAAGTCGGCCAAGCCCCAACAACCCTCATGGATAAGACTTAGAGAATGTAGCATCATCTGGTTGGAACATCTCCACCATGCAGTTTTCAACTTTCCTGTTGACTTGCATTTTCACAAGCAGGCACCAGAGGTGTTTAACAATGCAAACAGAAGAGCTTTTGTACTCCAATCCCTAGACCAGAGTGCCTCGGGCTTCACTATAATCATATAACAAGAGGAAAATCAACTGCATAAGTGGAGCATCAAGTCAACATTAGTTTAAGAAAAtagaaacacacacacacacacacacaaaaggaTCAGCTGTTTAAAACAGGTCAGCAGCTAGACTGACATCACTCACAAAAAGCTATACCGGATCAAGAAGGAATGATACCACACTAAAAGAAATAAATAGTCAAAATCCACCGAAAATACCCTCAGAAAGGAAACCATACACTATTTAGTGTCGTCACCACGTGCTTCTGGTTAGCTGCTAGAAAGAGGAATTCATAGGTGCGAGCTGCTTCCTGCTTGTTAACATAAGAAGATCATATTTGACATCGACACTTGGCAAATCTGTCATGCTTCTTTGCATCATCCTGTAATCAAAAGAGCATTGCCTATAAGTACATGGTGAAAAATCTCTCCAGCAAGCACAGAGTTCAAGAATTTCGATGAACAGAAAAAGAACTTACATGCAGTATAAAACCAATAGTGTCATTGTAATCCAGTATAAAACCTTCCATTGTTTCCCAATGCTCACCTGTAGAAGTACTtcttaaaacaaaaaagaaataaaaagaaataatatactTCAAAAAGTCATTCAGCATATACATTGAGTGATCTGTGAGAACTTGAAACATAGCAAG encodes the following:
- the LOC103711494 gene encoding uncharacterized protein LOC103711494; this translates as MRSAREKREKMEAGSDSDAPEEITAEEGIKQDEEIQTVRRENIMRVAQEGKERRRQWAQRKAQPKSSKEHTVEIKEMEQQQEAPYIPGMLPSNIVEALAAREKQTFSSDSEEEIIDHQPTTRKKKQKSSGPETVILKEIPPARCLQNSMEFLKRRKMRVPRSTSVLKNANQALRLLSSQGSLFSKS